The genomic region GTACTTTGGGCATTGATAAAGATTCCGGGGTAGATCAATAACCTTCTTCCTGAATACCTACGTCTGATTCAAACAAAATTGATTCGATATGTGTTGTCAAAAATAATTAAGATGGGTCTTACATAGGTTAGATAATGGAGTGTGCAGGCTGAACAGTCTGGTCAATATATTACTCTCTGCTCTTGATTTTTCAGGCCATATTGATGGTTAATATACTTTGGAAGGTTCTTGTCCTTTGAATAAACCAAAATTGTCAACAAGGTGTTGTCTGTGCAGTTGTTTTTGAGTCGATAAAATTCACTGAACAACACACTAATCCGGAGAGACCTTTTTGTCTGTGGCTTGAGATCTTTCAAGGCGCTGATTTCAGCTAATATGGTCGTATATCTAGACCTAAAAGGAAAAAATTTTTTTCGATATGAGAAGCATGGCAATAATTATGATGCCACCGAGAATTTTCTCCATGGTTCTTGGCTTAAAGTATGATGCTCCCAGGTGAGAGCCTAATATTCCGCCAATTATGACAGAGAGGATTACCGGTAAGTAATATCGCATTTCAATGGCATTGTACTGGGTACGTGCCAGTATGCCGGATAAAGAATTGACCCAGATAAATGCAGCTCCGCAGGCAGCAGCCTCTTTCACTGTACCTAAGCCAAATATGATAATAAATGGGATTAAGAATATCCCGCCTCCCAGGCCTGTGACCAGCAAAAAAACCAAGCAAGGCCCCCAGGAAAAGTGAAAAAGCAGTCTTTTGAATTTTGCTGAATTGAAGCTGAATCGACGCAGTTTTAAAGAAATAGATTCTGATAGCGACCAGAGACAGACAAACAAGAAGAACTGCCCAGAACACTCTTTTGGGTAAAATCAGAGAGCCGCCAAGATACGAAAAAGGAACAGAGGCAACCAAAAAGGGCAGGAACAAAGATACTTTCAGATGATGATTTATAATATAGTTTATATTGCTGACAGAGGTCACGCAAAGATTGAGTGCCAGTGTGATAGTTGGAATCGCCAGATAGTTAACATTAAATATTGCCAGGATTGCAGTGTAGGAGGAACCGCCACCAAGTCCCACTGATGAATACAAGAAGGCTACGATAAAGAAAATTATCGATAATAGAAGTGGGGAAGGGGAGATACTTTCCATTAAAGTTAAGCAAAGGGCTAATCGCTTAAAAAGGCAGCCTTTATGTACTCTCTATTTAATCTGGCAATGTGCCGAATTGAGATGTTTTTAGGGCAAGCTGCTTCACATTCACGTTCATTGCTGCAATTACCAAAACCTAAAAGATCCATGGTGTTAAGCATATCAAGAGCTCTTTTGGCCCGTTCAGGTTGTCCTTGTGGAAGCAAGGCAAGTTGAGAGATCTTGGCACCAACAAAAAGCATGGCTGAGGCGTTAGGGCAGGAGGCAACACAGGCCCCGCAACCGATACAGGCAGAGGCATCTAAGGCTTGATCTGCTATCTTCTGGGAAATTGGTATGGCGTTGCCATCCTGGGCACCGCCGGTATTAACCGAAACATAGCCGCCAGAGGCGATAAGCGTGTCAAAAGCGCTTCTATCAACAACAAGATCTTTAACTACTTTGAAGGCTCGCGCTCTGAATGGTTCGATGACAATGGTATCACCATCGCTAAAATGCCGCATATGCAGCTGGCAGAGGGTTGTCGCATTTTTATGGCCGTGAGCATGGCCATTAACAACAGCACCACACATCCCACAAATCCCCTCACGACAGTCATGGTCAAAAGCAACGGGCTCTTGTCCGTCGAGGGTTAAGCGTTCATTAAGAACATCGATCATCTCTAAAAATGACATATCCGTAGAAACTGGGCCGGATTCGTATGAAACAAATCTGCCTTGTGCTTTAGAGTTTTCCTGGCGCCATATTTTAAGATGTAAATTAATTATGCTCATTTATAACTCCTTTGACTTGGAGTAACACTTTCAAAGTGCAGTTGCTCTTTGTGAAGTTCGGGTGTTTTATCTGCTGCATATTGCCAGACCGAGACATGGCTATAGTTTTCATCATCACGTTTTGCTTCATTTTCATCCGTCTGACTCTCTTCGCGAAGATGGCATCCACAAGACTCTTCACGTTTGAGGGCATCGAGTGCCATTAACTCAGCAAATTCAAGGAAATCTGCCACCCGACCTGCGCGTTCTAACGACTGGTTGAGGTTGTTTCCACTGCCGGGAACAGTGACATTTCTCCAGAAGTCAGCTCGGATTTCCGGGATTGTCTGCAAGGCATTTTTTAAACCGGCGTCGTTACGTGCCATACCGCACTGATTCCATAGAACAAGACCCAGTTCACGGTGAAAGGCATCAACCGTTTTTGTCCCCTTGATACTAAGAAGCCTTTGAGTGGTGTCTACTATAGAGGAGACACTCTCTTTAAAGGCGGTATGCGTTGTATCTATCTGAGCAGGGGAGCAGTCTGTAAGATAATTTGCAATGGTGGCTGGCAGAACAAAATAGCCATCAGCCAACCCCTGCATCAAGGCGCTGGCGCCTAAACGATTAGCGCCATGATCGGAAAAATTAGCTTCACCAAGTACAAATAAGCCTGGCAGATTACTCATCAGGTTATAATCAACCCAAAGACCTCCCATAGTGTAATGTACGGCAGGGAAGATCTGCATCGGTGTTGCTATTGGGTCGACACCGGTTATTTTTTCATACATAGAAAAAAGATTGCCATACTTTTTGAGAATAGTTGCCTTACCGTCACGCTTAATTGCATCATTAAAGTCAAGATAGACAGCAAGCCCTGTTTCACCAACTCCCTTACCTTGGTCACATTGTTCTTTAGCGTTTCTAGAGGCTACATCTCTAGGCACCAGGTTGCCAAAGCTCGGATATTTATCCTCAAGGTAATAATGGCGTTCTGAGTCGGGAATGTCAGCAGGGTTACGAGCATCATCAGGATTTCTGGGAACCCAGACTCGTCCGTCGTTGCGTAGGCTTTCGCTCATCAAGGTAAGTTTTGACTGATATTCTCCGTGAACAGGGATGCAGGTCGGATGAATTTGCACAAAACAGGGGTTGGCAAAACCGGCACCTCGTTTGTAGGCCCGCCAGGAAGCGGTTACATTCGAGGCCATAGCATTGGTTGAAAGAAAGTAGACATTGCCATATCCACCAGAGGCGAGAACAACAGCATCGGCGCTGTGGCAGTCAATTTCACCAGTAATAAGGTTACGACAGACAACACCTTTAGCATGTCCATTAATGACCACAATATCCATTATCTCTGTTCGAGGAATAATCGATACCTTGCCGGTACTGACCTGACGCATCAGTGAACTGTAAGCGCCTAGTAAAAGTTGCTGGCCGGTTTGGCCGCGTGCGTAAAACGTTCGAGAAACCTGGGCGCCGCCAAAAGATCGATTGGCGAGTTGGCCACCATATTCACGGGCAAAAGGGACTCCCTGGGCGACACATTGATCAATAATATTGTTACTTACCTGAGCAAGTCTGTAAACGTTTGCTTCTCGTGATCTGAAATCACCGCCTTTTATTGTGTCATAAAAAAGGCGGTGGACTGAGTCGCCATCGTTCTGGTAGTTTTTAGCAGCATTAATACCGCCTTGAGCTGCAATGCTGTGAGCGCGACGCGGACTATCCTGTATACAGAAAGTTTTAACATTATAACCGAGCTCTGCCAGGGTTGCAGATGCCGAGGCTCCAGCCAGCCCAGTTCCGACAACGATAATCGAGAACTTTCGTTTATTGGCAGGGTTAACCAGTTTGCTTGAGAAACGATGATTGTCCCATTTTTCAGATAAGGGGCCCGCTGGTATTTTGGCATTAAAATTCATGGATATTCCAATAATCTCTAGAGTAGAAAGCTTTTGAATAAGTATGTGAAAGCGGGAAAGGAACTATAGATGGCAGCGCCGATGACACTGATCACGATAGCCCCTTGTTGTAAGAAATTGTCATAGCGGGGGTGATTAATGCCCATAGTCTGAAATAAACTCCAAAAACCATGGCTGGTGTGCATACCAAGTGCAAAGACAGACGCAACATAATAAAAGCTGAGGAGGGGATTTTGTAAATTGTTGCGGACTATATCAGCAATAGAGATCGAATGATCTGTAAAGTGGAAGTTCATAAGATGAACAAAAATGAAAACGAATATAAATGCACCTGTATAGGGCATAGTTTTTGAGGCATAGGTGCTTCCACCACTAGAACGATCAACAGCATATCGTACGGGACGCGCCTTACGGTTTTCAAAAAAGAGCATCAAGGCATAATAAACGTGCAGTATGAAAACAATAAGTAGACCAAACTCAAAGAGGTGAATTAGGGATCCGAGGGAATGCAGATGCTCAGCGTAAGCAATAAATGACTCTCTGCCGAAAAACATAGAGATGTTGCCGGCCAAATGAGTCAGTAAAAAAAGGCCCAGCATCGCCCCTGTAAGTGACATGATAGCTTTTTTGCCAACAGATGAAGCAAAAAAATGAGTTATATTCATAGAAGGATACTCTGCTGTTAAAGAATAAAGGCAAAAACGTTTAAAAGGGATTGTGTTGATTGTCCAGCGTCTAGGTATTTATACTATTTATCAAAATTGTTGAAAAAGATCATTCCCTTTATTGTCACAGATAATAAAAGCGGGAAAGTTAACTATTTGTATTTTACGAATTGCCTCCATGCCCAGCTCTTCAAAGGCAATTGTCTCGACGGCAACGATGCTTTCCTTAGCTAAAATTGCCGCTGGTCCGCCTATTGAGCCTAGATAAAAACCGCCATGCTTTTGGCAGGCGGCAGTTACTGCTGATGAGCGGTTGCCTTTAGCAAGCATGATAAGTGAGCCGCCGGATGATTGAAAGCGATCAACATAGACATCCATTCGTCCTGCTGTTGTTGGTCCAAAGCTGCCTGACACCATGCCATCCGGTGTTTTTGCCGGTCCGGCATAGTAGATTGGATGGTTCTTAAAGTATTCTGGCATAGGCTTACCGCTATTTAACAAAGTATTTATCTTTGCATGAGCGATATCACGAGCCACAACCAGAGTTCCCCGCAAGTGGAGAAGTGTTCCGACAGGGTGTTTGTCGAGATCATTAAGTATCTCCGGCATTGGTCTGTCCAGATCTATCTCAATGGCTGGTTTGGTCGTGACTGAAAGCTTTTGCCTGTAAGCAGTAAGATCGTGTTCCAGTTGTTCTAAAAAGATGCCGTTACGCGTTATTTTTGCCTTTATGTTGCGGTCGGCACTACAACTTACCGCCAGACCAACAGGGTTCGAGGCGGCATGCCGGGGCAGCCGGATAACACGAACATCATGGGCAAGGTATTTACCTCCAAATTGAGCGCCAATGCCGGTATTCTTGGCAATTTCAAGGATTTTCTCTTCCCATTCAATGTCCCTATAGGCCCTGCCGGTAGAATCACCGGAAGTTGGCAAAGAGTCATAGTAATGAGTGGAGGCAAGTTTTACCGTTTTCAAGTTGCTTTCTGCTGACAAGCCTCCCACCACAAGGGCAATATGATATGGAGGGCAAGCAGCTGTCCCAAGAGTCGGCAGCTTTTCTTTACAAAAATCAACTAGGCTCTCTTCATTCAACAGTGATTTTGTTTCCTGGTACAGAAATGTCTTGTTGGCTGACCCTCCGCCTTTGGCAATGAATGTGAAGTTGTATTCATCGCCTGGTGTAGAGAAGATATCAATTTGCGCTGGAAGATTACAGTCAGTGTTAACCTCTTCAAACATCGAAAGGGCAGCCATTTGCGAATATCGCAGGTTTTCTCGGGTATATGTGTCGTAAACTCCATGTGACAGATATCTCTTGTCGTCTGCTGCAGTCCATACCTGTTCACCCTTGCTGGCGACAATAATGGCAGTCCCTGTATCCTGACAGCTTGGCAGAACTTCTCCAGAGGCCTCACAGGCGTTTTTAAGCAGGGTGGCTGCCACATAACGATCGTTGTCAGAGGCCTCGTTGTCCTCAACAATATGTACTAATTGATCGAGATGATTTTTCCGCAGGAAAAATGAAACATCTTTAAACGCCTCTCGGGCAAGGAGACGAAGCCCTTCCGGGGCGACCATGAGTATATCTCTATCACCATAACTGCAAACTTCAACATAATCTGTAGTCAGTAGTTTATAGATAGTGGTGTCTTTTCCAAGTTGAAATAATGGTGAGTAGTTAAATGACATCACAGCCTCCGTGATTTGTTTAAGTCAACATTTACAGATGAGGTGAATCTGCAAAAAAAGAGTGAGGGTTTCATCAATCTCCCCAGAAAGCGATAAGCAGTGCCCCGGCAAACATCATCAGTGCAGCGGGGCCACGAAATTTAAAGTGCTCTTCTTTGAACAGAAACCAGCCTAAAATGACAGTAAAAAGTATACTCGTTCTTTTCAGAGAGATCATGTAGGCCGCCTGAGTTCCCATAATTGCCAGGCAGTGAAATATAATATGCAGAAAAAATAGCGACCCAAGCCACTGCCCCAGTTTTTTATAACGACAGATAGTTGAAAATCTGACGTCAGTAAAAAGCAATATTCCACAAAGCATAGAGAGATTACAGATAAAAAAGAATGAAAATCCAAAAAAAAGTGGTGATGAGTTAATCATGGCTTTTTTACCAATCACCCCAGCAATGGAAAAAATAAAAGCCACTGCGAACATTAAACGCGAGCCTTTCTCTGAGAAAATTGCTGCAAGAGGCTTCCAATAACCTTTTTTTGCTTCGTTAAAATTTAAGAAATAGCTGCTGATCACTATCAATACAATTCCTATGAGGCCATAGGTGTTAATTTTCTCGTTTAAGATTAAGGCACCGGTAATGATTACAAACACAGGAGTAAAAGAGAGCAGGGGCACCGTTAAGGAGAGTGGCGCAATGGTTAACGCTGTTATGTAAAAAAAATAAGAGAGCCAATTTAAGGGAAGTGAAAGTCCGAAGTTCAGCCAGAATGTACTGTTCAGTTCTGGAATTTCGATAAAGAGCAGGGCAATGCAAAAGAAAGGGAGTGACCAGAAAAGCTCAATAGCAGCTATCTCCATTGCCTTATGATCTTTTGAAATTTTTTTTACCAAGACATCACGGCTGGCGACGGTTATGGCAGTTAATATGGATAGAAGAAACCAGTGCATTGATAAAATGTAGTTGTCGAATAAGAATTATTGGGTAACTATAGGTTAAACAGAAGAGAACTATACACCTCACTGCCATAAATTCATAAAGGAAGATTATGAGTGTTCGAAAAATTGTTTTAGCTGATGATCATGTGTTAATACGTCGTGGCTTAATAAAAATTATTGATGGCGATCCGACTCTTAAAGTTATTGGCGATGTAAATGATGGCTTGGAGCTCTTGAGTCTTTTGAAAAAAACGTGTCCGGATCTGATTTTACTTGATATTTCAATGCCCAACTTGAGGGGAATTGAGGCCATCAAAGAGGCAAAAAAACTTTGCCCCTCCGTCAAAATTCTTATCCTGACCATGCATAGCAGCCGTGATTTTCTCTGTGATACCTTCCGTAACGGTGCCAACGGCTATGCCCTAAAAGAAGATTCCGATGTCGAACTGCTTGCTGCTATTAACAAATGTCTTGCTGGACAGATCTATATCTCTTCCGTTCTCGCTGACGGTTTAACACCAGAGGAAATAGCAAATCTGGGCTCAGGAAAACAGGCTGTTGCGGAGGAAGAGGGGTTGACGACGCGAGAAAAACAGGTGCTTACATTGGTCGCTGAAGGTAAGAAAAGCAAAGATGTTGCCGACCTGTTATCAATCAGCATTCGAACTGTTGAGCACCATCGGGCCAATATAATGAAAAAAACTCAGATAAAAAATACTGCGGCACTTATCAAATATGCCATTCAGAAAGGGTATATCTTGGCTCAGGAGTAAGGCTGTAAAAAGTCTCGCACGATTTTCGATTGTCTCGTATTGATTCAACTATGACCACAAAACTTTTTAGCTGTGTACTCATCGGTGGTAAGAGTTCACGAATGGGTCAACCTAAACAGCTCATCCTGCAACAGGGTAAATCCTGGTTTGAAATAATTTATTCACAGTTGTCACCCGTATGTAAAAATATTATTGCTGCTGGTGCAGGTGATCTTCCGCCTGGCAGCTGGTCTCGAGTTGCTGATAAAAAAAACTGCAGAGGTCCATTATCCGGGATAATATCTGCAATGGAGAGTCAGCCTCAAGCTAATTGTATCGTTTGCTCCTGTGACCTTCCCTTTATTACTACCGATGCTGTCAGGTGGCTTGTTGAACAAAGCGACCCTTCAACTTGGGCTGTCATCCCCTCTTTAGGGGAAGGATTCCTTGAGCCCCTTTTTGCCTACTACGATTTTAGGATTCTGCCGTTTCTTAAAGATTTAGCTGAAAATAAAAACTACAGACTTTCAGACATTTCTGTGCACGAGAAGGCTAGAATTGTCCAGCCTCCAACTCACCTCCGCTTGGCATGGAAAAATTGTAACACGCTGGGGGATCTATCTGTTTGAGCTGTTGATCAATGATCAGTTGGGAACATATCATTGATGTGCAAAATAAAATTAAGTAATTGGTGGTTTTTACTGTTTTTAATGATTAAAAACTAGAAAAATATAGAAAAAATAACACGGAGAATATTATGAAGCGAATAGCACTAGTTTTTGTAGCATTATTAACATTAAACGCCTGCTCAAAAAACGATACTGAGCAAAAAGGGACGGTTTCACCACAGTCAACAAATGTACTTGCCTCAACAAATAACCCTCTTACTTCAAGCCAAGGCGCCAATCAAAAGACAAAAAGTGTGTACACTTCAATTACACCTGCTGAGACTCAACAGTTGATCAAACAACGAAAAGACCTTTTGATTGTTGATGTCAGATCCCCGGAAGAGTTGAAAGAAGGGAAGATAAAAGATTCACAGCTTCTGCCCTTTTGGAACATTATGAAAGGACAGCATCAACTGCCTCGTAATAGACCGTTACTCTTAGTTTGTGCCGTGGGGGGTCGAAGTTACGGCGCTATGCAGATTCTTTCCAGGCAGGGCTATCCTGAAATATATAATTTGAAAGGTGGAATTTCAGACTGGAAAAACGCTAGACTGCCAGTTATATACTAGTTGTCTGGCACTCAATCTTCTTTGACGGCAAGAAGTGGTTCCAGCCATGCTAACCGTATTACCGGCATCAAGGCCCCGATCATACAAACACCAACTCCAATTAAAAGAGCACCGCTGCTGAGAACAATGTTTTGATAGGTAAAAGCGGCAGTAGCACCAAGCTTGGTTAATAGATGGAAATTAGCGGCCAGATGGTTGATCAGATAATGGCCTATGGCTATGCCTGCCAATCCGCCGATGCCGCTTATCAGAGCAGCCTCAGTTAGAAACAGACGAATGATGTGAGATCGTTGTGCTCCGATTGCCCGAAGTATTCCTACTTCTCTGCGGCGTTCGTTGGTCATGGCTGTAAAGGTCGACCAGGCGAGCAGGATAGACAGTAACGCTGATATCATAATGGTGATTGAAAAAATCCGAATAATGTCATTTAAGGTTTGGCGGATTCCGCCACCAATGGAACCGCGTGTCATAATTCCTATTTTGGGGTTGATGGATTGAATTTTAACAGCAACATCTTCAGGGGTGAATCCCTCTTTTAATTTAAGGAAAATTATGGATATCATGCCTTCCTTGTAGCTGCCCTTTGCCTCATCAGATATGTTTTTTAAGTCTTCTAAGCGCATAAATATACCATGATCTAAGCCCGTATTGGTCTCTTCAAGATGACCAACAATGCTGACTCCAGTTCCAAAGAGTTTAGCCGTCTGTATAAGGCCTAAAAAATCATAAACATAGCTGCCGACTAAAACCTCACCCTCTTTAAGCGTAGGTGCATCTTGCATCCATGATTTTACTACGAAGTCTGATTCAGAGTTAAAGGCAATTACTTGTCCCTCATCTATACTGCAGCATTCAGATGACAGTGTGTTCAGGTAAACATGATAGGTGCCTTGCTCGATTTCTGGGAGATCAATAACTGATTCAAAAACAAAATCATCCATGTAAAATGTTTTTTCTTTACTCTCCAGGATAAACTCTTCAGCTATACCTATCGCCTCAGGCGGTACAAGAACTATGTCAGCGCCAAGTTTTTTTGCAGCTGCTTCTAAATCCTCTTCCACAGCTTTATCAAACAAAAGAGCAAAGACAAGCAGTGCCACAAGCATCGCGACAGCAAGAACGAGAACAAGATTCCGAAATAGTTTCCGGAAAACACTTTTTAAGGCAATTTGTGTAATTGAATAGGTAACAGCGCTCATAGTTTTAAGTATATGTGAAATTTAGAGTTAAAGAGAAAAAAAAATCCAGGACACTTAATAAAGTATCCTGGATTGGGCTAATTTTCAACGGATTGAATCCGTTTTGAAAACTACGATAATGAATTAATGATAAATTGCATCAAGGCCGCAAAGTACAGCGTGCTCTTCTATGCCTTCAGTCTGATGACAGGCTGAACATACAGAAATACTTTCACCGATGAATTTTTTAGCTGCTACATCATAAAGCTTCAAAGTGCCGTCCATGATATACTCATCCGGACCAGGTTTTTCTGGATCTTGACAATTTGGAAGTAGTGCTTTTGATCGAGCTGTTGCAATGACGTATTTTCCATCAGGAGTGAACATTGCGTCATGATTTTCTTCAAGTTTACCCATTGGCTCATGATCGATAACCTCAAGGGTGTTTGCATCAATCAATAGCATTGCGTTACCAGCTGAATTGGCGATCATAGAACCATCAGGGGAGTAGTACTGACGAAAGCTGACGAATGTGCCTGTTCCTGTAGCCAAACCTTTTTTGTTAACTTTTACTTCACCCTTAAGGGCCTTGTCCATGTCGAGTTCTAACAAATGCATTTTGCCGACGGTTTTACCATGGTCGGTGTCCGACTCATTAATAGTGATAAGAAGTTTTTTGAAATCAGGAGAGTTGGTACCGTGGTAGAACTTATAAGGCTTACCGATATCACCCTCAGTGCCCTCGAGCATGATTCTTTGTACACGTTTAAGATCAGATTTCTGGAAAACGTCAATATATCCTTTGTTTGCCATTGAAATCGGTAAGAAATAGTCTTTAGATTGCGCTGATGCACAGTAAAGCGAGCCAGTTTTAGTTGCCTCTATAGGGAGATCAACAAGAACGTCTCGAGTTGTTTCACCTGTTGAGAGATCAGTAGATCCGACATGAGCAACTTGTACATTGGCGAACTGTGCACTTTTATCTATCGCGTAGGTGGACCAGTACATTGTGTTTGCATCGTTTGAATCAATTCGTGCATCATGAAGTGGATGTGTTGGACGAGATCCGACTTCAATCATGGTGAGCTTTTTGAGACGCATAGGGGTATCTGCGCGTGATGTGTCAATTGAAACTTCAGCTTTGGCAAAGTGGCCGCCCATACCCGCAACATAATAAGTAGCTTCGTATTTTTCTGCAAACGCACTAGAACTGACTCCCATCAATCCTAATGTAACTGTTCCCGCAACAACTGTACTCATTAATGCTTTCTTTGAGATTTTCATACTTCCCTCCTGAAACAATTAATAATTGGACCTAAGCCCTCTCTTCCCATTTTCGAAAATAGACTATTTAAAAAAACAGTCTGTTTTCATAAAACCACACCAAAATAACTGCCATAAGGCCTTAGTTTAATGTTTTTTAAAACAGTAGAATTAACTACCATTAATCCTAAAGTGACCGTTGCCGCACAAACTGTATTGCATAAAGTAGTCTAAAAAAATCTAACAATTTGGCTCAGTTTGATGAAATCGAAACCATAGTACCACACTGTGGCACGTTTGCAACATCTTTTTTGTTTTTTTTTTAGAATAAAAAAATGAGCTTAAAATCATTGATAGCGGGGTGTAAGTGGAAATATTAAAATGCTTGATTAAAAGATTAATTCAAGTTTAAATCATTTCTCTCATTAGTTTATAGCCCAAAAAGAAAAGAATACAACAATAAACTGTTATTTTTTATTATATCTAAAAGGTTACTTAAATGCTTATCGATTGTAAAAATGTGACTAAGCGATATCTTTCTGACGGGAAAGAGTTGATTGCTGTTGACGATGCCACTTTTATCGTAGATCGTGGTGAATTCGTGGTTATCTTAGGCCATTCCGGTTCGGGAAAGACAACATTGCTCAGCCTGATTGGTGGCTTAACGGCTCCGGACAATGGTGATATCATTATTAATGGTATTCATAACTGGCAACAGTCTGATAAGGATTTATCGCAAATGAGAAATGAGACTATCGGTTTCATTTTTCAATTTGCGAGTTTGATCCCGACCTTAACGGTGATTGAAAATATGTTACTGCCGTTAACTTTCGGAAGAGGTAGCTCGGTCAGTATGAAAGAGGCTGAATCACTTTTGGATAAAATTGGCTTGCTGAATAAAAAAAATGTTTTTCCATCACAGTTGTCCGGTGGCCAGCAGAGACGCGTCGCTATCGCTCGTGCCTTCATGAATAATCCAGCAATTATTCTTGCTGATGAACCAACGGGTGATCTTGACGAAGAGACTGAGAAAGATATTTTATCGCTTTTCAGGGAATATAATGAAAAGGGCACAACATTTATAGTTGTAACCCATAACAAAGAGCTGGGGATGACTCAGGTAAATCCACGTGTGCTGACAATGGTTAACGGCGCGGTTACAGAGGCAGTTCTTAATGCTGAGGTTGAATAATATAAT from Desulfobulbaceae bacterium harbors:
- a CDS encoding FtsX-like permease family protein; this translates as MSAVTYSITQIALKSVFRKLFRNLVLVLAVAMLVALLVFALLFDKAVEEDLEAAAKKLGADIVLVPPEAIGIAEEFILESKEKTFYMDDFVFESVIDLPEIEQGTYHVYLNTLSSECCSIDEGQVIAFNSESDFVVKSWMQDAPTLKEGEVLVGSYVYDFLGLIQTAKLFGTGVSIVGHLEETNTGLDHGIFMRLEDLKNISDEAKGSYKEGMISIIFLKLKEGFTPEDVAVKIQSINPKIGIMTRGSIGGGIRQTLNDIIRIFSITIMISALLSILLAWSTFTAMTNERRREVGILRAIGAQRSHIIRLFLTEAALISGIGGLAGIAIGHYLINHLAANFHLLTKLGATAAFTYQNIVLSSGALLIGVGVCMIGALMPVIRLAWLEPLLAVKED
- a CDS encoding ABC transporter ATP-binding protein, with the protein product MIAVDDATFIVDRGEFVVILGHSGSGKTTLLSLIGGLTAPDNGDIIINGIHNWQQSDKDLSQMRNETIGFIFQFASLIPTLTVIENMLLPLTFGRGSSVSMKEAESLLDKIGLLNKKNVFPSQLSGGQQRRVAIARAFMNNPAIILADEPTGDLDEETEKDILSLFREYNEKGTTFIVVTHNKELGMTQVNPRVLTMVNGAVTEAVLNAEVE